One window of the Arthrobacter sp. zg-Y919 genome contains the following:
- the rsmH gene encoding 16S rRNA (cytosine(1402)-N(4))-methyltransferase RsmH, which translates to MSEERPTEERHVPVLRDRCINLLAPSIERAVAEHGRAVVVDATLGMGGHSEAMLQRFPQLHVIGIDRDRQALALAGKRLEPFADRIDLVHAVYDEIADVVTDLGFDGIDGALFDLGVSSLQLDERDRGFAYSYDAPLDMRMDTTRGRTAADVVNTYGEAELVGIIRKWGEEKFAGRIASAIVAARAAKPFTTTGELVEAIRGVVPAAAARTGGHPAKRTFQALRIEVNEELDVLERAIPASLSVLNMGGRVVVMSYHSLEDKIVKGVFAAGAQSSAPKGFPVELEQHKAQLKRLTKGTEVPTDEEIAENPRAASAKLRAVERIRKPMDGTRK; encoded by the coding sequence ATGAGCGAAGAGCGCCCCACCGAGGAACGGCATGTTCCGGTGCTGCGCGACCGCTGCATCAATTTACTGGCTCCTTCCATCGAACGCGCTGTTGCAGAGCATGGCCGCGCCGTGGTGGTGGACGCCACCTTGGGCATGGGCGGGCACAGCGAAGCCATGCTGCAGCGTTTCCCCCAGCTTCACGTGATCGGAATTGACCGGGACCGTCAGGCCCTGGCACTGGCCGGTAAGCGGCTGGAGCCCTTCGCGGACCGCATCGACCTGGTCCACGCGGTGTACGACGAGATTGCGGACGTCGTGACCGACCTTGGCTTCGACGGCATCGACGGCGCCTTGTTCGATCTGGGCGTTTCCTCGCTCCAGCTCGATGAGCGTGACCGGGGCTTCGCATACTCCTACGACGCACCCCTGGACATGCGGATGGACACCACCCGCGGACGCACCGCTGCAGACGTCGTCAACACTTACGGCGAAGCCGAGCTGGTCGGCATTATCCGTAAATGGGGCGAGGAAAAGTTCGCAGGACGCATTGCCTCGGCCATTGTCGCGGCACGCGCCGCAAAGCCCTTCACCACCACCGGCGAACTCGTCGAGGCCATCCGGGGCGTCGTTCCGGCGGCAGCCGCACGGACCGGTGGGCACCCGGCCAAGCGGACCTTCCAGGCCCTGCGCATCGAGGTCAACGAGGAGCTGGATGTCCTCGAACGGGCCATACCGGCGTCGTTGTCAGTGCTCAACATGGGCGGCCGCGTCGTGGTGATGTCCTACCACTCGCTGGAAGACAAAATCGTCAAGGGCGTCTTCGCGGCTGGTGCACAGTCCTCTGCGCCCAAGGGATTCCCCGTTGAACTTGAACAACACAAGGCCCAGCTCAAGCGGTTGACCAAGGGCACCGAGGTGCCCACGGACGAGGAAATCGCAGAGAATCCCCGGGCAGCCTCCGCCAAGCTCCGCGCAGTAGAACGAATCCGCAAACCCATGGACGGGACCAGGAAATAA
- a CDS encoding DUF3040 domain-containing protein: MALSEHEQRLLDQLEQQLHAEDPKFANSMATSAGRGISTRRIVLGALLAIAGLAVLLLGITEAGIPVGVLGFLIMGAGVYYATTRGRKTPPKAADGRKERESSSQRGFMNNLENKWEERKRDQP, from the coding sequence ATGGCACTGTCGGAACACGAACAGCGCTTGCTGGATCAACTGGAGCAGCAACTACACGCCGAAGATCCGAAATTCGCGAACTCAATGGCGACGTCCGCTGGCCGTGGGATCTCGACGAGGCGCATAGTCCTCGGCGCGTTGCTGGCCATTGCGGGATTGGCGGTGCTGCTGCTGGGAATAACGGAAGCGGGCATCCCGGTCGGTGTCCTGGGATTCCTTATCATGGGGGCAGGGGTCTACTACGCAACCACCCGCGGCCGGAAGACTCCACCCAAAGCCGCAGACGGGCGCAAGGAACGCGAGTCCAGTTCGCAGCGCGGCTTTATGAACAACCTGGAGAACAAGTGGGAAGAGCGCAAACGCGACCAGCCGTAG
- the dinB gene encoding DNA polymerase IV, with amino-acid sequence MSNGPDAGSGNRDCTIMHVDMDAFYVSVELLKRPDLIGKPVIVGGLGGRSVVLSASYEARRYGVRSAMPMAVARRQCPQAVVLEPHQDVYRTYSGQLMQIFESITPLVEQLSVDEAFLDIAGSMRRLGPPRVIGELIRKRVAAELGMTASVGIAATKFVAKIASTRCKPNGLLLVPKEQTVEFLHTLDVSALWGVGAKTREVMARVGIATVADVANTPPSVLRRLLGAVGDHVYELSWGRDSRTVTPVRREKSIGAEETFASDVSDDEVLHTELLRLAHRSAVRLRAAGLQCRSVSLKLRYADFTTLTRTRTLREPVDSAQMIYETAKGLLTALGPRPQSVRLIGLRAEQLESAEGASMQLTLDGREDSWRSAEDALDRINRRFGELGVMPARLIAPSQRKSPTEPDQLPGLSSDAGPPPGAGGGRTRPNT; translated from the coding sequence GTGAGTAATGGTCCCGACGCCGGCAGCGGCAACCGCGACTGCACCATAATGCACGTGGACATGGATGCCTTTTATGTCTCCGTCGAGCTGCTGAAGCGCCCGGACCTGATCGGCAAGCCTGTCATCGTGGGCGGGCTGGGCGGCCGCTCCGTGGTTCTGTCGGCATCCTATGAAGCGAGGCGGTACGGCGTGCGCTCCGCCATGCCTATGGCAGTTGCCCGCAGGCAGTGCCCGCAGGCAGTGGTCCTGGAGCCGCACCAGGACGTCTACCGGACGTATTCCGGCCAGCTGATGCAGATCTTCGAATCCATCACCCCGCTGGTTGAACAGCTGAGCGTTGACGAGGCGTTCCTCGATATTGCGGGGTCCATGCGCAGGCTCGGTCCACCGCGCGTCATCGGAGAGCTCATCCGGAAGCGGGTGGCTGCTGAACTGGGCATGACGGCGAGCGTCGGCATTGCCGCCACCAAGTTCGTGGCGAAGATTGCGTCCACCAGGTGCAAGCCCAACGGGTTGTTGCTGGTCCCCAAGGAACAGACCGTGGAGTTCCTCCATACCCTTGATGTTTCCGCCCTCTGGGGCGTTGGCGCCAAAACCCGCGAGGTGATGGCCAGGGTCGGCATCGCTACGGTGGCGGACGTCGCGAATACTCCGCCTTCGGTGCTCCGCCGGCTGCTCGGGGCAGTGGGGGACCACGTCTATGAGCTGTCCTGGGGCCGGGATTCCCGGACGGTGACTCCGGTTCGGCGGGAGAAAAGCATCGGTGCCGAAGAAACCTTCGCCTCCGACGTCAGCGACGATGAGGTGCTGCATACGGAACTGCTTCGCCTTGCACACCGCAGCGCGGTCCGGCTGCGGGCGGCGGGCCTCCAGTGCAGGTCGGTCTCCCTGAAGCTCCGCTACGCCGACTTCACTACGCTCACCCGGACGCGTACGCTGCGCGAGCCGGTCGACAGCGCGCAGATGATCTATGAGACTGCCAAGGGTTTGCTGACGGCCCTGGGGCCGCGGCCCCAGAGTGTTCGGCTGATTGGACTGCGGGCGGAACAGCTTGAGTCCGCCGAGGGCGCGTCGATGCAGCTGACCCTGGACGGGCGGGAAGACAGCTGGCGCTCGGCCGAGGATGCACTGGACCGGATCAACCGGCGCTTCGGTGAACTTGGAGTGATGCCCGCGCGGCTCATCGCCCCGTCCCAGCGGAAGTCCCCGACGGAACCGGACCAGCTGCCGGGCTTATCTTCCGATGCGGGTCCGCCTCCTGGGGCAGGCGGCGGGCGTACCCGGCCCAATACGTAG
- the mraZ gene encoding division/cell wall cluster transcriptional repressor MraZ produces the protein MFLGTHSPRLDEKGRLILPAKFREELADGLVLTRGQEHCIYVFSQKEFERVHDQMREAPLSSRQARDYIRVFLSGASDEVPDKQGRVTIPPALRSYAGLGRELVVIGAGTRAEIWDATAWQNYLAEQETAFSETDEDAIPGIF, from the coding sequence ATGTTCCTAGGAACGCATTCACCGCGCCTCGATGAGAAGGGAAGGCTGATCCTGCCGGCCAAGTTCCGCGAGGAACTGGCCGACGGCCTGGTCTTGACCAGGGGCCAGGAGCACTGCATCTACGTCTTCAGCCAGAAGGAATTCGAACGGGTCCACGACCAGATGCGGGAAGCTCCACTTTCCTCCCGCCAGGCGCGGGATTACATTCGGGTCTTTCTCTCGGGAGCCTCTGACGAAGTTCCAGACAAGCAGGGCCGGGTAACCATTCCTCCGGCACTGAGGTCGTACGCAGGACTCGGACGCGAGCTGGTGGTGATTGGTGCCGGCACCCGCGCTGAGATCTGGGATGCAACCGCTTGGCAGAACTACTTGGCGGAACAGGAAACCGCGTTCTCGGAAACTGACGAAGACGCGATTCCCGGAATTTTCTAG